One window of the Colias croceus chromosome 5, ilColCroc2.1 genome contains the following:
- the LOC123691784 gene encoding probable DNA-directed RNA polymerases I and III subunit RPAC2 isoform X2 gives MKISELPGDENSDLTCRTYVIQNESHTLGNALKCIINRYEDVQFCGYTLPHPAESKIHFRIQAHETPALEVLKRGLQDLQKVCDHTLNVFEKEVKEFTKV, from the exons atgaaaatatctgAG CTTCCAGGTGATGAAAACTCTGACTTAACCTGTCGGACGTACGTTATACAGAATGAAAGTCACACCCTAGGAAATGCCTTAAAATGTATCATAAATAGATA TGAAGATGTTCAATTCTGTGGGTACACATTACCTCACCCGGCAGAatcaaaaattcattttagGATACAGGCACATGAAACACCAGCTTTAGAAGTATTAAAAAGAGGACTACAAGATCTTCAGAAAGTTTGTGATCATAcattaaatgtatttgaaaaAGAAGTAAAGGAATTTACAAAAGTTTAG
- the LOC123691784 gene encoding probable DNA-directed RNA polymerases I and III subunit RPAC2 isoform X1, translated as MPIDFLLQLPGDENSDLTCRTYVIQNESHTLGNALKCIINRYEDVQFCGYTLPHPAESKIHFRIQAHETPALEVLKRGLQDLQKVCDHTLNVFEKEVKEFTKV; from the exons ATGCCAATTGACTTTTTATTGCAGCTTCCAGGTGATGAAAACTCTGACTTAACCTGTCGGACGTACGTTATACAGAATGAAAGTCACACCCTAGGAAATGCCTTAAAATGTATCATAAATAGATA TGAAGATGTTCAATTCTGTGGGTACACATTACCTCACCCGGCAGAatcaaaaattcattttagGATACAGGCACATGAAACACCAGCTTTAGAAGTATTAAAAAGAGGACTACAAGATCTTCAGAAAGTTTGTGATCATAcattaaatgtatttgaaaaAGAAGTAAAGGAATTTACAAAAGTTTAG
- the LOC123691783 gene encoding 40S ribosomal protein S2 produces MADAAPAGGRGGFRGGFGSRGGDRGRGGLRGRGRGRGRGRGRGKEDQKEWVPVTKLGRLVREGKIDKLESIYLFSLPIKEFEIIDFFLGASLNDEVLKIMPVQKQTRAGQRTRFKAFVAIGDNNGHIGLGVKCSKEVATAIRGAIILAKLSVLPVRRGYWGNKIGKPHTVPCKVTGKCGSVTVRLIPAPRGTGIVSAPVPKKLLQMAGVEDCYTSARGSTGTLGNFAKATYAAIAKTYAYLTPDLWRDIPLTKSPYSEFKV; encoded by the exons ATGGCGGACGCAGCTCCAGCCGGTGGACGTGGCGGTTTCCGCGGTGGATTTGGTTCTCGTGGGGGTGATAGAGGCCGTGGTGGTCTTCGTGGACGTGGACGTGGTCGCGGTCGCGGCCGTGGACGCGGCAAGGAAGACCAGAAGGAATGGGTTCCAGTGACCAAACTTGGACGCCTCGTGCGTGAAGGAAAGATCGACAAACTGGAGAGCATCTACCTGTTCTCCTTGCCCATTAAAGAATTCGAAATCATCGATTTCTTCCTGGGGGCTTCCCTCAACGATGAAGTGCTTAAGATCATGCCCGTCCAGAAACAAACCCGTGCCGGTCAGCGTACCCGTTTCAAGGCCTTCGTGGCCATCGGAGACAACAATGGACACATTGGTCTCGGAGTTAAGTGCAGCAAGGAAGTAGCTACCGCCATCCGTGGTGCTATCATCCTTGCCAAGCTCTCCGTACTCCCTGTCCGCAGAGGATACTGGGGTAACAAGATCGGAAAGCCTCACACTGTCCCATGCAAG GTCACTGGCAAGTGTGGTTCAGTCACTGTAAGGCTGATCCCTGCTCCCCGTGGTACTGGTATTGTGTCTGCGCCAGTCCCTAAGAAGTTGCTTCAAATGGCTGGTGTTGAGGACTGCTACACATCCGCAAGAGGCTCAACTGGCACACTTGGAAACTTCGCGAAGGCTACATACGCTGCCATCGCCAAGACCTATGCCTACTTGACCCCCGACTTGTGGAGGGACATCCCATTGACCAAGTCACCCTACTCTGAATTCAAAGtctaa
- the LOC123691782 gene encoding N(4)-(Beta-N-acetylglucosaminyl)-L-asparaginase, with amino-acid sequence MKKLFLVFYLYNILNQTNSELNIPIVVTTWKFENSTIGAWDVLKEGGSALDAIEKGASICESQQCDGTVGFGGSPDENGETTLDALLMNGKTMKVGAVGALRRIKNAISVARHVLEHTKHSILVGELATQFAVQMGFEEENLTTKHSKKLWMNWHNSGNCQPNFWMDVTPDPSQFCGPYQPKQNLQDRNKMIKGDRFNHDTIGMVAIDKNGDIAAGTSTNGAKYKIPGRVGDSPIPGAGAYADNTIGAATATGDGDVMLRFLPSFLAVEEMRRGALPTEAAQIAIKRIAKYYPNYMGAVVALRRDGKYGAACHGLGGMPFPFVVQGDSMDHHKVELVDCL; translated from the exons ATGAAGAAATTATtccttgtattttatttatataatatattaaatcaaacaaatagtgaattaaatatacctattgttGTAACAACTTGGAAATTTGAAAACTCCACAATCGGAG CTTGGGATGTGCTTAAGGAAGGGGGCTCAGCTTTAGATGCCATTGAAAAAGGGGCGTCAATCTGTGAAAGTCAGCAATGTGATGGAACAGTTGGCTTTGGTGGTAGCCCTGATGAAAATGGTGAAACAACACTTGATGCTCTTTTAATGAATGG CAAAACAATGAAAGTAGGTGCAGTAGGTGCTCTAAGAAGGATAAAAAATGCTATATCTGTAGCAAGACATGTTCTTGAACATACAAAGCATTCTATATTAGTGGGAGAACTCGCTACACAGTTTGCAGTCCAGATGGGTTTTGAAGAAGAAAATCTAACTACAAAACATTCAAAGAAACTGTGGATGAATTGGCATAATTCTGGTAATTGTCAGCCAAATTTTTGGAtg GATGTCACTCCTGATCCAAGCCAATTTTGCGGACCATATCAACCAAAACAAAACTTGCaagatagaaataaaatgataaaaggaGATAGATTCAACCATGATACTATTGGTATGGTTGCTATAGACAAAAATGGTGACATTGCTGCAGGCACATCTACTAATGGAGCTAAATACAAAATTCCagg GAGAGTAGGTGATTCTCCTATTCCTGGAGCTGGGGCTTATGCTGATAATACTATAGGTGCAGCCACTGCAACTGGTGATGGTGATGTCATGCTTAGATTTTTGCccag cTTTTTGGCTGTAGAGGAAATGCGACGTGGAGCATTACCAACGGAAGCGGCGCAAATAGCGATTAAAAGAATAGCAAAATATTATCCTAATTATATGGGGGCTGTTGTTGCATTAAGAAGGGATGGAAAATATGGTGCTGCCTGTCATGGACTTGGCGGCATGCCCTTCCCATTTGTGGTACAGGGTGACTCTATGGATCACCATAAAGTTGAGCTTGTTgactgtttataa
- the LOC123691998 gene encoding piggyBac transposable element-derived protein 4-like gives MSSGHNSKEPPADFLNLLYADEKEEYQSDEGNSDVEDDYEGSRSPTPVAPLNSPLTSPKRESIEGRSDLRARSRSPIWLQPSESAPRVVVQIYDEDGTPLEAEDTFLTADAHTIFVSPNLSERGRSGRRSRRRVGGRGDRGGRVRSVRVFGQGRRGPRWEVGHPLNEIWVTDDDVPDELRNMVMDVINSRMQGRDRNRPERGTESENEDVYEFFDADECGDFEWASMESFQGKEETFLPAVTGSTRVYNSAYDAFRSYWDDDILGLIVSETNQYASQIASSSFQSEWYATNIHEILCLFSFWMMLGIIKMPTITSCFSTHPLLMTEVFQRIFIRKRYENLSRALHFIDTDPANLSNNTAKTSDRLYRLRPIISHLNAKFQSNYVLDKDICIDESLTLWKGRLDIKQYIKTKASKFGIKTFELCESVTGYLWSFIVYTGKQSSADLEQAHGVPKSTAVVKKLMAPLLNKGYRLFMDNWYNSPLLARFLKRNGTDCIGTLRPSLRDVPVLINKAPLKRGEIIARHSGDVSVLSWQDKKRVTMISTCHGSYTALPRVPSKHMSRPVPFKPQVVLDYNKFMGGVDLKDQMLEPYLLERKRCQKWYMKLFKRLVNVSILNSRILLQSSTNKVHDHLVFRLQLVDSILAKHLSHCPQGRSRTVSSNRSQHQELGRLIPGAHWPTLLTTPQTGGNSAENRTFRKRCVVCLREGRKTIKTTFSCETCGVPLCIQNCFKSYHIS, from the exons ATGTCGTCTGGACACAATAGTAAGGAACCTCCAGCAGATTTCTTAAATCTGCTTTATGCAGACGAAAAGGAGGAGTATCAGAGTGACGAGGGCAATAGTGACGTGGAG GATGACTATGAAGGGAGCCGGTCGCCGACGCCAGTCGCTCCTCTTAATTCGCCACTTACCTCGCCAAAACGCGAGAGTATAGAAGGGAGGAGTGACTTAAGAGCGAGGTCGAGGTCCCCAATTTGGCTACAGCCATCTGAATC AGCACCAAGAGTGGTGGTAcaaatttacgacgaagatgGCACGCCATTGGAAGCCGAAGACACATTTTTGACCGCTGACGCCCACACTATTTTTGTTTCCCCAAATTTGAGTGAAAGAGGAAGGAGTGGACGAAGGAGTAGACGAAGGGTTGGAGGGCGAGGCGATCGGGGTGGACGAGTAAGGAGTGTACGTGTGTTCGGGCAAGGCCGTAGGGGTCCTCGGTGGGAGGTGGGACACccattgaatgaaatttgggTGACAGATGACGATGTGCCTGATGAATTGAGAAATATGGTGATGGATGTTATAAATAGCAGAATGCAAGGTCGCGATAGAAACAGGCCTGAAAGAGGAACGGAAAGCGAGAATGAAGATGTTTATGAGTTTTTCGATGCAGATGAATGTGGAGATTTTGAATGGGCTTCTATGGAGTCATTTCAGGGGAAGGAGGAAACGTTTTTACCAGCAGTTACTGGTTCAACTCGGGTATATAATTCGGCCTATGATGCTTTTCGTTCATATTGGGACGATGACATCTTAGGTCTGATTGTGTCTGAGACGAACCAGTACGCTTCTCAAATCGCGTCTTCCTCTTTCCAGTCTGAATGGTACGCTACCAACATCCACGAAATTTTGTGTCTTTTTTCTTTCTGGATGATGCTGGGCATCATAAAAATGCCAACCATCACCAGTTGTTTTTCAACCCACCCTCTCCTAATGACCGAAGTCTTCCAACGAATTTTCATTCGAAAGAGGTATGAAAATTTGTCGAGAGCCCTCCATTTTATAGATACCGACCCCGCTAATCTCTCAAATAATACTGCTAAAACCTCAGATCGTCTATACCGATTAAGACCGATCATATCACATCTGAACGCGAAATTTCAGTCTAATTATGTATTAGACAAAGATATTTGTATAGACGAGAGCTTAACGCTTTGGAAGGGGAGATTAGATATAAAACAGTACATTAAGACAAAAGCTTCGAAGTTTGGAATCAAAACTTTCGAATTGTGTGAGAGTGTCACTGGCTACCTTTGGTCGTTTATTGTTTACACGGGTAAACAATCCTCAGCGGATTTAGAACAAGCACATGGTGTGCCTAAAAGTACAGCTGTCGTAAAAAAGCTAATGGCACCTTTGCTTAACAAAGGATATCGATTATTTATGGATAATTGGTATAATTCACCTCTTTTAGCCAGATTTCTTAAACGTAACGGCACCGACTGCATCGGTACTTTAAGACCATCCCTCCGAGATGTTCCCGTTCTAATAAATAAGGCTCCGCTAAAAAGGGGAGAGATTATTGCTAGACATTCCGGCGATGTCTCAGTGTTATCATGGCAAGACAAAAAACGTGTAACCATGATTTCTACTTGTCATGGTTCATATACTGCCTTGCCTAGAGTTCCATCTAAACATATGTCTCGTCCAGTACCATTCAAACCACAAGTGGTACTGGACTATAATAAATTCATGGGGGGAGTGGATCTCAAAGATCAAATGCTAGAGCCTTATTTATTGGAACGGAAACGTTGTCAAAAATGGTACATGAAACTATTTAAACGGTTGGTCAATGTTTCCATCCTTAATTCACGTATTCTTCTTCAGTCATCCACTAATAAAGTTCATGATCATTTAGTTTTCCGCCTTCAACTTGTAGACTCTATCCTCGCAAAGCATCTTTCTCATTGTCCTCAAGGTCGCAGTCGTACTGTATCTAGCAATAGATCTCAGCACCAAGAACTTGGGAGATTAATACCTGGTGCACATTGGCCCACTTTGCTGACAACACCACAAACCGGTGGTAATTCGGCAGAAAACCGCACTTTTCGAAAACGGTGTGTTGTTTGCCTTCGGGAAGGGaggaaaacaataaaaaccaCCTTTTCTTGTGAAACTTGCGGTGTCCCACTGTGCATACAAAATTGCTTCAAATCGTATCACATATCATAA
- the LOC123691999 gene encoding adenosine deaminase-like protein — MDLNKLCPEIPKVELHAHLNGSLSRKTLLELKRCYADSGVSDTANAFLDEFLIGAGDTRNLTDCFQVFNIAHSLTKTPETLSLATQLTLKEFQDDGCCYIELRSTPRETPFMTSKQYIETIAETMRNNTHLAIKSRLIVSINRTSTIKEAETIADLATSCYKQYPDVIVGIELSGNPSVGKFEDFVPALTKARYAGLNVTLHCGEVCNPTEVLEMLQFKPDRIGHGVCIHPDFGGTEETWQALCKSQIPVEICLTSNVNTKSTPDYNSHHFKELYNANVPVIICTDDKGVFSTSLSQEYRICADVFGLQPPQLAKLALNAVNYIFAVDERKSIVEKMMNFINKNSLENVLCL, encoded by the exons ATGGATCTAAATAAATTGTGTCCTGAAATTCCGAAAGTG GAATTACATGCTCATTTGAATGGTTCTCTAAGTCGAAAAACTTTGCTTGAACTTAAACGCTGTTATGCAGATTCTGGTGTCAGCGATACAGCCAATGCATTCTTGGATGAATTTCTAATAGGTGCGGGTGATACTAGAAATTTAACTGA CTGTTTCCAAGTATTCAACATAGCACATTCATTAACAAAAACACCAGAAACATTATCATTAGCAACGCAATTGACGTTAAAGGAATTTCAAGATGATGGCTGTTGTTATATTGAACTGCGTAGCACACCTAGAGAGACGCCATTTATGACAAGTAAACAATATATTGAAACTATTGCTGAAACTATGAG AAATAATACCCATCTCGCTATTAAATCACGGCTCATTGTATCTATAAACAGAACTAGTACAATAAAAGAAGCAGAGACGATTGCCGATCTAGCTACCTCCTGTTACAAACAGTACCCTGATGTTATTGTTGGCATTGAACTAAGTGGCAATCCCAGTGTGGGAAAGTTTGAAGATTTTGTACCAGCTTTGACAAAAGCTAGATATGCTGGGTTAAAT gtAACCCTGCATTGTGGTGAAGTGTGTAACCCCACAGAAGTATTAGAGATGTTACAATTCAAACCAGACCGTATCGGCCATGGGGTCTGTATTCACCCTGATTTTGGTGGCACTGAGGAAACATGGCAAGCATTGTGTAAATCACAGATACCAGTTG aaatctGCTTGACAAGTAATGTGAATACAAAATCTACTCCTGATTATAATTCACACCACTTTAAGGAGCTCTACAATGCAAATGTTCCTGTTATAATATGC ACCGATGACAAAGGAGTGTTTTCTACATCCCTATCCCAAGAATACAGAATATGTGCAGATGTATTTGGATTGCAACCACCACAGTTAGCCAAATTAGCTCTTAATGCAGTCAACTATATTTTTGCTGTTGATGAACGCAAAAGCATTGTGGAAAAAAtgatgaattttataaataaaaattctttagagaatgttttatgttta